The Misgurnus anguillicaudatus chromosome 21, ASM2758022v2, whole genome shotgun sequence genome includes a window with the following:
- the ptpmt1 gene encoding phosphatidylglycerophosphatase and protein-tyrosine phosphatase 1 has protein sequence MSGLPSRILFYPTLAYNVVMEKISSRQWFNRVDQTVILGALPFKSMTEELVQKEKVRGVITMNEEFETKYFCNTAEEWQDAGVEQIRLSTVDLVGVPSLEYIHQGVEFALRHREQGTSVYIHCKAGRSRSATIAAAYLIRLHGCTPEEAYKMLVSIRPHVLIHSGQLDMLQKYYKEVFGSESS, from the exons ATGTCGGGTCTACCATCACGGATTTTATTTTATCCCACACTCGCTTACAATGTCGTCATGGAAAAGATCAGCTCGAGACAGTGGTTTAATCGGGTAGATCAGACTGTCATACTTGGTGCGCTTCCGTTTAAATCAATGACAGAAGAG CTCGTCCAAAAAGAAAAAGTAAGAGGAGTTATTACCATGAATGAAGAATTTGAAACGAAATATTTCTGCAATACAGCCGAG GAGTGGCAAGATGCAGGCGTGGAGCAAATCAGACTCAGCACAGTGGACCTGGTAGGTGTTCCTAGTCTAGAGTACATCCACCAGGGTGTTGAGTTTGCCTTAAGACATCGAGAGCAAGGCACCAGTGTCTATATTCACTGCAAAGCTGGCCGCTCACGCAGTGCGACTATTGCAGCTGCATACCTCATCAGG ctaCATGGTTGTACTCCAGAGGAGGCATATAAGATGCTAGTGTCAATCCGGCCTCATGTTTTGATTCATTCAGGGCAGCTGGATATGTTGCAGAAATACTACAAGGAAGTGTTTGGCTCAGAGTCCAGCTAG
- the ndufs3 gene encoding NADH dehydrogenase [ubiquinone] iron-sulfur protein 3, mitochondrial, whose protein sequence is MAASLVRFVRSGLGKSLNVVRQSAAVGQTRTTTTEARPTVMPKDPVAQAQLSEFGEYIAEILPKYVQQVQVTCYNELEVMIHPEGVIPVLTFLRDHTNAQFRNMTDLTAVDVPTRQNRFEIVYNLLSLPYNSRIRVKTYTDELTPVDSSVSVHQAANWYEREVWDMYGVFFSNHPDLRRILTDYGFEGHPFRKDFPLSGYVEVRYDDEVKRVVAEPVELAQEFRKYDLNSPWEAFPAYREPKDAPKLESGDKPAK, encoded by the exons ATGGCGGCCTCCTTGGTTAGATTTGTCCGCAGCGGTTTAGGCAAGAGTCTAAACG TTGTTAGACAGAGTGCTGCTGTTGGCCAAACAAGAACAACGACAACCGAGGCGAGAC CTACTGTGATGCCGAAGGACCCGGTCGCCCAAGCCCAGCTTTCAGAGTTTGGAGAATATATTGCAGAGATACTTCCCAAATATGTTCAGCAAGTCCAG gTGACCTGCTATAATGAGCTGGAGGTGATGATCCACCCAGAGGGTGTTATCCCCGTTCTCACCTTCTTAAGGGATCACACAAATGCTCAGTTCCGCAACATGACTGACTTAACAGCTGTGGATGTACCTACAAGACAAAACCGCTTCGAG ATTGTGTATAATCTGCTTTCCCTGCCCTATAACTCTCGTATCCGTGTGAAGACCTACACCGATGAACTGACTCCTGTTGATTCATCAGTCTCTGTGCACCAGGCAGCTAACTGGTATGAAAGAGAG gTTTGGGACATGTATGGAGTTTTCTTTTCAAACCATCCAGACCTGAGACGCATCTTAACAGATTATGGGTTTGAAGGACATCCATTCAGAAAAGACTTTCCATTGTCCGGATACGTGGAG GTCCGTTATGATGATGAAGTGAAGCGTGTTGTGGCTGAACCTGTTGAGCTTGCACAGGAGTTCCGAAAGTATGACTTAAACAGTCCATGGGAAGCATTCCCCGCATACCGGGAGCCCAAAGACGCACCGAAGCTAGAGTCTGGAGACAAACCGGCCAAGTAA